A stretch of Roseibium porphyridii DNA encodes these proteins:
- a CDS encoding sugar transporter, with protein sequence MLNRLFVIIFLAIVFGGPFAAIVVITDGTKAFGQEMQQKSMCWMTGTGCGNGNIIVTVASRI encoded by the coding sequence ATGTTGAACCGCCTCTTTGTCATCATCTTTCTGGCCATTGTTTTTGGCGGCCCATTTGCAGCCATCGTTGTAATCACTGACGGCACCAAAGCATTCGGTCAGGAAATGCAGCAGAAAAGCATGTGCTGGATGACGGGCACAGGTTGCGGCAACGGCAATATCATTGTCACGGTAGCCAGCCGCATATAA
- a CDS encoding ArsR/SmtB family transcription factor produces the protein MEYKALEDKAESAAEFLKMMASAPRLLLMCLVLEEERCVSELAERTGLRMPTVSQQLALLRTQGLVTTRREGTTIYYRLASEPVKDIMAMLYKHFCADADLPVAKHLETLDAD, from the coding sequence ATGGAATACAAGGCACTAGAAGACAAAGCGGAATCTGCGGCGGAATTTCTAAAGATGATGGCATCCGCGCCGCGCCTGCTGCTGATGTGCCTGGTCCTGGAAGAGGAACGTTGCGTCAGCGAGTTGGCGGAAAGAACCGGGTTGCGAATGCCAACGGTCTCACAACAACTGGCCTTGCTGCGCACACAAGGATTGGTAACCACCCGGCGCGAAGGCACTACGATTTACTATCGGCTGGCAAGCGAACCGGTCAAAGACATCATGGCCATGCTCTACAAGCATTTTTGCGCCGATGCCGACCTTCCGGTCGCCAAGCATCTTGAAACGCTTGACGCAGACTGA
- a CDS encoding CreA family protein, whose translation MRFLTAAAFALAVCVYGAGSAFADDDPDLIFKKSTVWKFLTPDHKLATYAIDDPLVDGVACHFTVPEKGGVSGWLGVAEEVSDVSLACRQVGPVTIKENFEQGEEMFRQRRSFMFKKMRIVRGCDTKRNVLVYLVYSDKLIEGSPKNSTSTVPLMPWGDQTPPNCGDYLND comes from the coding sequence ATGCGTTTTTTGACAGCCGCCGCGTTTGCACTTGCCGTTTGTGTCTACGGCGCGGGCTCGGCGTTCGCTGACGACGACCCCGATTTGATCTTCAAGAAATCGACCGTCTGGAAATTTCTGACCCCGGATCACAAGCTTGCGACCTATGCAATCGACGATCCTTTGGTGGATGGCGTTGCCTGCCACTTCACGGTGCCGGAGAAGGGCGGCGTGTCAGGCTGGCTGGGTGTTGCGGAAGAGGTTTCCGATGTTTCTCTGGCCTGTCGTCAGGTTGGACCGGTAACGATCAAGGAAAACTTCGAGCAGGGCGAGGAAATGTTCCGTCAGCGTCGATCATTCATGTTCAAGAAGATGCGTATCGTTCGAGGGTGTGACACAAAGAGAAACGTTCTGGTCTATCTGGTCTACTCAGACAAGCTGATTGAAGGCAGCCCGAAAAATTCCACATCGACGGTGCCGCTCATGCCCTGGGGGGATCAAACGCCGCCAAACTGCGGTGATTACCTGAACGACTGA
- a CDS encoding MBL fold metallo-hydrolase, whose translation MVEIRNPSEAVPGNNDRFEELGKGCYAFSADGCSNTGVIIGERGVLVVDPQATPALAEKVLQKIRELTDKPIKQVVLTHFHADSTLGATAFEPADVVASDLTRRMIDTRGSDDIRVLRDRDAALFSDLPKDSTVIQPSMTIASSMTIDLGGMEVRLMHLGRGHTMGDMVAWVPQSSVIFAGDLVQKTSVPYCGDAHLTDWPRALDRVTAFRPNALMPGRGKSAKGGPAVATAVEMTRDFVITLRDAASACVEQSLGLRDTYLAVKDALAPQFGSRENFEFHLPFNVARAYDEALGLDQPQIWTLERCADLVDALGGTQPAEGAAASDEQATATEQSDAADEDQTTERPLEDQAAEEGQSELVTDNEFAASLVLEAAEDTDGEDLDLSADDIVEENDEAPAVSQQGDGENQEKVLENVR comes from the coding sequence ATGGTGGAAATCAGGAACCCTTCCGAGGCTGTTCCGGGGAACAATGACCGGTTCGAAGAGCTCGGAAAAGGCTGCTATGCATTTAGCGCCGACGGTTGTTCCAACACGGGTGTGATCATTGGTGAACGCGGTGTTCTTGTCGTGGACCCACAGGCGACACCTGCACTTGCCGAGAAGGTACTTCAGAAAATTCGGGAGCTGACGGACAAGCCTATCAAGCAGGTTGTTCTGACCCATTTTCACGCCGATAGCACGCTTGGGGCAACAGCTTTCGAGCCGGCGGATGTTGTTGCATCCGACCTGACAAGACGTATGATCGATACGCGGGGATCAGATGATATCCGCGTATTGCGCGACCGCGACGCTGCTCTGTTTTCAGACTTGCCAAAAGACAGCACGGTCATCCAACCCAGTATGACGATTGCGTCTTCAATGACGATCGACCTTGGCGGTATGGAAGTTCGCCTTATGCATCTTGGCCGCGGTCATACCATGGGCGACATGGTCGCCTGGGTCCCGCAGAGTTCAGTCATTTTTGCAGGCGATTTGGTCCAGAAAACAAGCGTGCCGTATTGCGGGGATGCCCACCTGACGGATTGGCCACGTGCGCTCGATCGTGTGACGGCGTTCCGACCGAATGCACTGATGCCCGGACGAGGAAAATCTGCCAAGGGTGGTCCTGCTGTTGCAACCGCCGTAGAAATGACGAGGGATTTCGTTATAACACTTCGCGATGCAGCGTCCGCATGCGTTGAGCAAAGCCTGGGCCTTCGGGACACATATCTCGCCGTCAAAGACGCGCTGGCGCCTCAGTTCGGGTCGCGTGAGAACTTTGAGTTTCACCTGCCATTCAATGTTGCGCGCGCCTATGACGAGGCGTTGGGGCTCGATCAGCCGCAAATCTGGACACTTGAGCGTTGTGCGGATCTGGTCGATGCTTTGGGTGGCACGCAACCGGCAGAGGGTGCCGCTGCTTCCGATGAGCAGGCGACGGCCACTGAGCAGTCTGATGCTGCTGACGAGGATCAGACCACCGAACGGCCTTTGGAAGACCAAGCAGCCGAAGAGGGGCAGTCCGAGCTTGTGACCGACAATGAGTTTGCGGCGTCTCTGGTTCTTGAAGCTGCCGAAGACACCGATGGCGAAGATCTGGACCTTTCTGCGGACGACATTGTTGAAGAAAACGATGAGGCACCAGCTGTCTCACAGCAAGGCGATGGCGAAAACCAGGAAAAGGTTCTGGAAAACGTGCGCTGA
- a CDS encoding MarR family winged helix-turn-helix transcriptional regulator: MSDQSKQPQHDPASPDEDHPVLKLRQFMPYRLNHLAETVSRSFSKIYADKYGIGIPEWRVLATLGEHGSMAARDIGRETSMHKTKVSRAVSALAEKGFLERNRSSGDQREHPLQLSKKGLALYEDIVPKALSYSKGLLDALTADQKAMLEDILDRLALAADPTSMD, from the coding sequence ATGTCAGACCAATCAAAGCAACCGCAGCATGATCCGGCTTCACCTGATGAGGATCACCCGGTTCTGAAGCTGCGTCAGTTTATGCCTTATCGTCTCAATCACCTTGCCGAGACGGTCAGTCGATCCTTTTCGAAGATTTATGCGGACAAGTATGGGATCGGAATCCCCGAATGGCGCGTGCTTGCCACACTGGGCGAACACGGATCCATGGCGGCCCGGGATATCGGCCGCGAAACCTCAATGCACAAGACCAAGGTCAGCAGGGCCGTTTCCGCGCTTGCGGAAAAAGGCTTCCTGGAACGCAACCGAAGCAGCGGCGACCAAAGGGAACACCCATTGCAATTGAGCAAAAAGGGGTTGGCACTTTATGAAGACATCGTCCCCAAAGCACTTTCCTATTCAAAAGGTCTCCTAGATGCGCTGACTGCGGACCAGAAAGCGATGCTTGAGGATATTCTCGACCGGCTCGCGCTCGCTGCCGATCCAACTTCAATGGACTGA
- a CDS encoding DUF2865 domain-containing protein translates to MRLCRNAKSGNVLRTLIVCAAFVLPAHDAIAASCASLKSELRRLESGSGNQSAAARKWSAAKQQQQSAISAAERDARYFNCARGNNPNCAGLNSKIKRMKSNLAKIERQLSRSGGGSVKNTKRIRQIKAALTKCNRPANSREANRNTNAGENKPRNLFSRLFNPQTRAEPVAAHSGDRDIRAVRRKASTNLSRSRIPTGGTFRTLCVRTCDGYFFPVSFSTGKNQFVNDQARCSEICPAAETELYVYRNPGGDQAQMMSLAGDLYAEQPFAYRYKSEYVEGCSCRATGQAKTPSSWTELSTGSGNRIFLSDISAGLPRRTLQPSRGGTYEEDANAPSPLARTPLRRAHLPRFEDPDTLFNLEKGFDVTVSLNRLSDAQGTAGEQLANAIQTKDGLPVLSIRARLGEDDEDDGTSPVFRTHDDGFRPVQDSRKEAVRVVGPEYFVAQ, encoded by the coding sequence ATGAGACTTTGCCGAAACGCCAAGTCCGGAAACGTTTTGCGCACGCTGATTGTGTGCGCAGCCTTCGTCCTGCCAGCACATGATGCAATAGCCGCCAGTTGCGCAAGCCTGAAATCGGAACTGCGGCGTCTGGAGTCCGGCTCGGGCAACCAGAGCGCTGCCGCACGGAAATGGAGCGCGGCGAAGCAGCAACAGCAAAGTGCAATTTCCGCAGCCGAACGCGATGCCCGATATTTCAACTGCGCCCGGGGCAACAACCCCAATTGCGCTGGTTTGAACAGCAAGATCAAACGTATGAAATCCAACCTGGCCAAGATCGAAAGGCAACTGTCCAGGTCCGGTGGTGGTTCGGTGAAGAACACAAAACGCATTCGGCAAATCAAGGCCGCACTCACCAAGTGCAATCGACCCGCCAATTCTCGCGAAGCCAACAGAAATACGAATGCTGGTGAAAACAAGCCCAGGAACCTGTTTTCGCGTTTGTTCAATCCACAGACACGAGCAGAACCTGTCGCGGCCCATTCGGGCGACCGTGACATCCGTGCCGTGCGCCGCAAAGCGAGCACCAACTTGAGCCGCTCGCGCATTCCAACCGGCGGCACATTCCGGACGTTGTGTGTGCGAACCTGCGACGGTTATTTCTTTCCGGTCAGTTTTTCGACAGGAAAGAACCAGTTTGTGAATGATCAGGCCCGATGCTCTGAGATCTGTCCTGCGGCCGAAACCGAACTTTACGTCTACCGAAACCCGGGCGGCGATCAGGCGCAAATGATGTCATTGGCCGGCGATCTTTATGCCGAACAGCCTTTTGCCTACCGTTACAAGTCCGAATATGTCGAGGGCTGCAGTTGCCGTGCGACCGGACAAGCCAAAACGCCATCTTCCTGGACAGAGTTGTCTACCGGGTCTGGCAACCGCATATTTTTGTCCGACATCAGTGCGGGTCTTCCACGCCGTACCTTACAGCCGAGCCGTGGCGGAACCTATGAGGAAGACGCAAACGCCCCCTCTCCGCTTGCCCGTACGCCGCTGCGCAGAGCCCACCTGCCTCGCTTTGAGGATCCGGATACGCTTTTCAATCTGGAAAAGGGCTTTGACGTCACCGTTTCTCTAAACCGTCTGTCTGACGCACAAGGCACGGCTGGCGAGCAACTGGCCAACGCCATCCAAACCAAAGACGGGCTGCCGGTGCTCTCCATCCGGGCCCGTTTGGGCGAAGACGATGAAGATGACGGCACGTCGCCTGTGTTCAGAACACATGACGACGGTTTCAGGCCGGTTCAGGACAGTCGCAAGGAAGCTGTCAGGGTAGTCGGTCCAGAATATTTTGTCGCCCAATAA
- the gltX gene encoding glutamate--tRNA ligase gives MTVTVRFAPSPTGHIHIGNSRPALYNWLFAQKMGGQFILRFDDTDTVRSKQEYAESIEKDLRWLGIDPDRIERQSDRLSTYDVSAQTLKDAGLLYPCYETPDELERRRSRQRALGRPPVYDRSGLKQSAEERAALEAEGRKPHWRFLLPNYDGDPFSTKRTDVAWKDLCRGDQAVDLASMSDPVLIRADGSYLYTFTSIVDDIEMGVSHILRGEDHISNTAVQIAIFRALKAEPPIFGHHNLLTTQDGEGLSKRKGALSIGSLREEGLEPMAVASLAVLTGTSQAVEPVPTMEVLVEKFDLTSVSKSSAKFDPEELKGLNARLVHELPFEAVKDRLVNLGIRPSAVFWETVRGNCETVGDARHYWQVVVGPVESRVEDDDAEFVAKAKEFLPDGDITEDSWGAWTSALKAETGRKGRGLFMPLRRVLTGMDHGPDMKALLPLIGRQNILDRLP, from the coding sequence ATGACTGTAACTGTTCGTTTTGCGCCGTCCCCGACGGGCCACATTCACATCGGCAACAGCCGTCCCGCCCTTTACAATTGGCTCTTTGCCCAAAAGATGGGTGGCCAGTTCATACTGCGATTTGACGATACCGATACGGTGCGATCAAAGCAGGAATATGCGGAGTCGATCGAAAAGGACCTTCGGTGGCTCGGTATAGATCCGGACCGCATCGAGCGGCAATCCGATCGCCTGTCGACCTATGATGTTTCTGCGCAAACGCTGAAAGACGCGGGCCTACTCTATCCCTGTTACGAAACTCCAGACGAGCTGGAACGCAGGCGTTCGCGGCAGCGCGCGCTTGGAAGACCGCCGGTTTATGACCGTTCTGGACTGAAACAGAGTGCTGAAGAACGGGCAGCCCTGGAAGCGGAAGGACGCAAGCCGCACTGGCGCTTCCTGTTGCCAAATTACGATGGTGACCCGTTCTCAACCAAGCGGACCGATGTTGCCTGGAAGGACTTGTGCAGAGGTGACCAGGCTGTTGATCTTGCATCCATGTCCGATCCGGTTCTGATCCGTGCAGACGGCTCTTACCTTTATACGTTCACATCCATTGTCGACGATATCGAAATGGGCGTCTCTCACATACTCAGAGGCGAGGACCATATCTCGAACACTGCCGTTCAGATTGCGATTTTCAGGGCTTTGAAAGCCGAACCACCAATATTCGGTCACCACAATCTATTGACCACGCAGGATGGGGAAGGCCTGTCCAAGCGAAAAGGTGCACTCTCTATCGGGTCTTTGCGGGAAGAGGGCCTGGAACCAATGGCAGTGGCCTCTCTTGCTGTTCTGACCGGCACCAGCCAAGCCGTTGAACCGGTCCCGACAATGGAAGTGCTTGTTGAGAAGTTCGATCTTACCAGTGTGTCTAAGTCTTCTGCGAAATTCGATCCCGAGGAGCTAAAGGGACTGAATGCCAGACTGGTCCATGAGCTGCCGTTTGAGGCTGTGAAGGATCGATTGGTAAACCTGGGTATTCGCCCAAGCGCGGTCTTTTGGGAAACTGTGCGCGGAAACTGTGAAACTGTTGGGGATGCCCGTCACTATTGGCAGGTCGTTGTCGGTCCCGTTGAAAGCCGGGTCGAAGACGATGATGCTGAATTCGTTGCGAAAGCGAAGGAGTTCTTGCCGGACGGCGACATCACGGAAGACAGCTGGGGCGCATGGACGTCAGCCCTGAAGGCGGAAACGGGCCGAAAGGGGCGTGGACTTTTTATGCCGCTCCGCCGCGTGCTGACGGGGATGGATCACGGTCCAGACATGAAGGCATTGCTGCCGCTTATTGGGCGACAAAATATTCTGGACCGACTACCCTGA
- a CDS encoding MFS transporter — protein MSYFSFLRDNARWLSASYLLAVFSGFGQTFFISLSAGSLREEFSLSHGDIGLLYMFATLGSALTLPYVGKSLDHFPVQRIAAVVMVGLALFCVLMANTATVWMIFVAFYGLRLCGQGMMTHTAITASGRWFSAQRGRAVSIATMGFPTAEALFPICFVALSGLFGWRGAWTVSALVLIVVSMPVILTLLAKDRVPSAKEVAEKGPEGRQWTRPEVLRDLRFWLVSFGVNAPAFIGTAIFFHQVYLVELRGWSLEVFASAFVIMALGVVCAALVIGPLIDRYSARQLLPFTLMPLTIACAVLAFFHAPAAAFVFLGLVGISNGFNGTLVGALWPEVYGTTHMGAIRSVAFAFMVFASAAGPGLMGWLIDRGISFDLQIMAAGLYCIVFCGVLATMAKAYRPERRAI, from the coding sequence ATGAGCTATTTCAGTTTCCTGCGTGACAACGCGCGTTGGCTCTCGGCTTCCTATTTGCTGGCTGTGTTTTCCGGTTTTGGGCAGACGTTTTTCATTTCCCTGTCAGCCGGTTCCTTGCGGGAAGAATTCAGTCTCAGCCACGGTGACATCGGTCTTTTGTACATGTTTGCAACATTGGGCAGTGCTCTGACACTGCCTTATGTGGGCAAGAGCCTCGATCATTTCCCGGTTCAGCGGATTGCCGCCGTCGTGATGGTTGGTCTTGCGCTTTTTTGTGTCCTGATGGCCAACACAGCGACTGTCTGGATGATCTTTGTTGCGTTCTACGGGCTTCGCCTTTGCGGGCAGGGAATGATGACGCACACGGCGATCACAGCGTCGGGACGCTGGTTCTCCGCACAAAGAGGCAGGGCTGTTTCAATCGCCACGATGGGGTTCCCGACGGCAGAAGCGCTCTTTCCGATCTGTTTTGTTGCCTTGAGCGGTCTGTTCGGTTGGCGCGGTGCATGGACTGTTTCCGCGCTCGTGCTGATCGTAGTGTCCATGCCGGTGATACTGACACTGCTTGCAAAGGACAGAGTGCCGAGCGCCAAGGAAGTTGCCGAAAAGGGGCCGGAAGGGCGGCAGTGGACACGGCCTGAAGTCCTTCGCGATCTCAGGTTTTGGTTGGTTTCTTTCGGTGTCAACGCACCCGCGTTTATTGGCACGGCAATTTTCTTTCACCAGGTCTATCTAGTGGAGCTGCGTGGCTGGTCTCTTGAGGTGTTCGCCAGTGCCTTCGTCATCATGGCTTTGGGCGTTGTCTGCGCGGCGCTCGTCATCGGTCCGCTGATAGACCGCTATTCCGCACGCCAGCTTTTGCCATTCACGCTTATGCCGCTGACAATTGCCTGTGCTGTGCTTGCGTTCTTTCATGCGCCAGCAGCAGCCTTTGTCTTTTTGGGTCTGGTCGGGATCTCCAACGGCTTCAACGGCACGTTGGTAGGGGCACTATGGCCCGAAGTCTATGGAACCACTCACATGGGTGCGATCAGGTCTGTGGCGTTCGCCTTTATGGTGTTTGCATCGGCTGCCGGTCCCGGGCTGATGGGATGGTTGATCGATCGAGGGATTTCCTTCGATCTGCAGATCATGGCGGCAGGGCTCTACTGCATAGTCTTTTGCGGTGTTCTGGCCACCATGGCGAAGGCCTACCGGCCGGAGCGCAGGGCGATCTAA
- a CDS encoding NAD+ synthase codes for MISDRFRLAVAQLNPTVGDVAGNTDLVRKARAEAAANKADIVLTSELVLAGYLPEDLVLKPAFVSRCMESAEALAKETADGGPALVVGTPWRADDGKVYNAVALLDAGEIKAVRYKYDLPNYSVFDEKRVFAAGPLPGPVDFRGVRIGLPICEDIWNDEVCECLEETGAELLMVPNGSPYWENRAEERMQVVVARVVETNLPLIYCNQLGGQDELVFDGGSFALAADRSLAFQMPQFEPGIGISDWTRTGNTWACEKGEFAKLPDLDEANWRACVMGLGDYVNKNGFPGVVLGLSGGIDSAICAAMAVDALGADRVHAIMLPYRYTSEESIEDAAACAKALGIRYDTVPIAEPVEGFTSALSGLFSGTREDTTEENLQSRARGVILMAVSNKFGNMVMTTGNKSEMSVGYATLYGDMNGGYNPIKDLYKTQVYHLSAWRNAHLPKGLQGPGGEVIPSNIITKVPTAELRENQTDQDSLPPYDVLDDILECLVEEEMSVSDIEKRGHDRALIHRIEHLLYIAEYKRRQAPPGVKITERNFGKDRRYPITNRFRDRT; via the coding sequence ATGATATCTGATCGTTTTAGACTGGCTGTCGCGCAGCTGAACCCGACCGTTGGCGATGTGGCCGGAAATACGGACCTTGTTCGAAAGGCTCGAGCCGAGGCCGCTGCAAACAAGGCGGATATCGTTCTGACCTCCGAGTTGGTTCTTGCCGGTTATTTGCCTGAAGACCTTGTGTTGAAGCCTGCATTTGTCAGCCGGTGCATGGAATCTGCGGAGGCGCTGGCAAAGGAAACAGCTGACGGTGGGCCAGCGCTTGTGGTTGGTACACCCTGGAGAGCTGACGACGGTAAGGTTTACAACGCAGTCGCGCTTCTGGATGCGGGTGAAATCAAGGCCGTCCGTTACAAGTACGACCTGCCGAACTATAGCGTTTTTGACGAAAAACGCGTCTTCGCAGCAGGTCCATTGCCGGGCCCGGTCGATTTTAGAGGTGTTCGCATCGGCTTGCCGATCTGTGAAGATATCTGGAACGACGAAGTCTGCGAATGCCTCGAAGAAACGGGCGCTGAGCTTTTGATGGTGCCAAACGGGTCTCCATATTGGGAGAATCGTGCCGAAGAGCGTATGCAGGTAGTCGTTGCCCGCGTTGTCGAGACTAATTTGCCACTGATCTATTGCAATCAACTCGGTGGGCAGGACGAACTTGTTTTCGACGGCGGATCTTTTGCTTTGGCGGCGGACAGAAGTCTTGCGTTTCAAATGCCACAGTTTGAACCCGGCATCGGCATCAGCGACTGGACGAGGACCGGTAACACCTGGGCTTGTGAAAAAGGCGAATTTGCCAAATTGCCGGATCTGGATGAGGCCAATTGGCGTGCCTGCGTGATGGGTCTTGGTGACTACGTGAACAAGAATGGCTTCCCGGGCGTCGTTCTGGGACTGTCAGGCGGTATTGATTCCGCCATTTGTGCAGCCATGGCGGTGGATGCGCTGGGGGCTGACAGGGTGCACGCGATCATGCTGCCTTATCGGTATACGTCCGAGGAAAGCATCGAGGACGCAGCCGCATGTGCCAAAGCACTTGGCATCCGCTATGACACCGTCCCGATTGCAGAACCCGTGGAAGGGTTCACGTCTGCTCTTTCCGGCCTTTTCAGCGGAACCCGTGAAGACACGACAGAAGAAAATCTACAGTCACGGGCGCGTGGCGTCATCTTGATGGCCGTCTCCAACAAATTCGGCAACATGGTCATGACGACTGGAAACAAGTCGGAAATGTCGGTCGGCTATGCGACCCTTTATGGCGACATGAATGGCGGCTACAATCCGATCAAGGACCTTTATAAAACGCAGGTTTATCATTTGTCGGCCTGGCGCAATGCGCACCTGCCGAAAGGGCTGCAGGGCCCCGGCGGGGAGGTCATTCCCTCCAATATCATCACCAAGGTTCCAACCGCTGAACTTCGTGAAAACCAGACCGATCAGGATTCCTTGCCGCCTTATGACGTCCTGGATGACATTCTGGAGTGTCTGGTCGAAGAGGAAATGTCTGTTAGCGACATTGAAAAACGCGGTCATGACAGAGCGTTGATCCACCGGATCGAGCACTTGCTTTATATCGCCGAATACAAACGGCGTCAGGCGCCTCCCGGCGTCAAGATCACGGAGCGGAATTTCGGCAAGGACCGCCGCTACCCAATTACCAACAGGTTCCGGGACCGCACCTGA
- a CDS encoding GFA family protein, translated as MARAIVYTGGCLCGNIRFKVTGPALNPHTCSCQMCRKHTGALTAAWVEFPSKAVAWTGPGGQPATYRSSEISSRAFCQKCGSTLGAIDDAPTIALLLGAFDKPAKQDLVPTGHSFRSGRPKWWCVEIKTDQT; from the coding sequence ATGGCAAGGGCAATTGTGTATACCGGGGGCTGCCTGTGCGGCAATATCCGTTTCAAAGTCACTGGTCCGGCCTTGAACCCTCATACCTGTTCTTGCCAAATGTGCCGCAAGCACACTGGAGCTCTCACCGCGGCGTGGGTCGAATTTCCAAGTAAGGCAGTCGCTTGGACAGGACCGGGTGGTCAACCGGCCACGTATCGATCATCAGAGATTTCTTCCCGGGCATTTTGCCAAAAGTGCGGCAGCACATTAGGTGCTATCGATGACGCGCCGACAATAGCTCTGCTCCTCGGGGCCTTTGACAAACCCGCCAAACAAGACCTCGTTCCAACCGGCCATTCGTTTCGAAGCGGTCGGCCGAAATGGTGGTGTGTCGAAATCAAGACCGATCAGACGTGA
- a CDS encoding response regulator codes for MALRERWDLSKISCLIAEDNAHMRAIMRSILTGFGIRATFEASDGAEALELVVDRKPDIVLCDWVMCPFGGNEFLRILRGDRDPLISTTPVLIVTAHAKRATILEAVGIGIHGFVAKPVSPAVLYNHIGETLERQDLNGRSKGVLGPGHQKLHRKLNLSDTPEAEAPPAQPYEDFDASGLALL; via the coding sequence ATGGCTTTGCGCGAACGGTGGGATCTTTCAAAGATTTCCTGTCTGATTGCTGAAGACAATGCCCACATGCGTGCAATCATGCGTTCAATCCTGACTGGGTTTGGAATTCGCGCCACCTTCGAAGCAAGTGACGGTGCAGAGGCCTTGGAACTGGTCGTGGATCGGAAGCCCGACATTGTTCTGTGCGATTGGGTCATGTGCCCCTTTGGCGGCAATGAATTTTTGCGCATCCTGAGAGGTGACAGAGATCCGCTCATCAGCACAACACCGGTTTTGATTGTGACCGCCCATGCCAAACGCGCTACGATCCTGGAGGCGGTTGGTATCGGTATTCATGGATTTGTTGCCAAGCCGGTTTCACCCGCCGTTCTGTACAATCATATTGGCGAAACACTGGAACGCCAGGATCTGAACGGTCGATCCAAAGGAGTTCTTGGACCGGGTCACCAAAAACTCCATCGGAAACTCAATCTGTCAGATACTCCTGAAGCCGAAGCGCCGCCGGCACAGCCCTATGAGGATTTTGACGCCTCTGGCTTGGCACTGCTTTAA